A genomic segment from Actinoplanes sichuanensis encodes:
- a CDS encoding AAA family ATPase yields MTQASGTTRPGGRTARTRDAVHAAVRELLDESESGVITLPEVAARSGVHQATIYRRWRTVEALLLDVAMTEASRWSPVPVTGDLKADLLDYGRRLVEAVHRPGGLGVARALIAAAADPAVGLAGVREFGQPRTDRFQLLLDRAGATELTPLDIVELIHFPVYVAAMMSNGRRPPESPEAPGHIERLVDNVLAVLAQRRRRPTLVIVCGLPGSGKTTTATEIAGWRQGVRLGPDDWMTALDVNLWDSAVRERVEALQWSVAQDVLRAGGTVVIEWGTWARSERDTLRTRARELGASVRLVYLDVPDDELWRRIQARRREDPPIQRSDIDTWRGQFEAPDEQELSLYD; encoded by the coding sequence ATGACACAGGCCAGCGGCACCACCCGGCCCGGCGGGCGGACCGCGCGCACCCGTGACGCCGTCCACGCCGCGGTGCGTGAGCTGCTGGACGAGTCCGAGTCGGGAGTGATCACGCTGCCCGAGGTGGCGGCCCGTTCGGGGGTTCATCAGGCGACGATCTACCGCCGGTGGCGTACGGTCGAGGCCCTTCTGCTGGACGTGGCGATGACCGAGGCCAGTCGGTGGTCGCCGGTTCCCGTCACCGGGGATCTCAAGGCCGACCTGCTGGATTACGGCCGCCGGTTGGTCGAGGCGGTGCACCGGCCGGGTGGGCTCGGGGTGGCCCGGGCGCTGATCGCGGCGGCCGCCGATCCGGCGGTCGGCCTGGCCGGGGTGCGCGAGTTCGGGCAGCCGCGCACCGACCGGTTCCAGCTGCTGCTGGACCGGGCCGGGGCCACCGAGCTGACTCCGCTGGACATCGTCGAGCTGATCCACTTCCCGGTGTATGTGGCGGCGATGATGAGCAACGGCCGGCGGCCACCGGAGTCACCGGAGGCACCCGGCCACATCGAGCGACTCGTCGACAACGTCCTCGCCGTGCTCGCGCAACGCCGTCGGCGGCCGACGCTCGTGATCGTCTGCGGGCTGCCGGGCAGCGGCAAGACCACCACGGCCACCGAGATCGCCGGCTGGCGGCAGGGCGTGCGGCTCGGCCCGGACGACTGGATGACCGCGCTCGACGTCAACCTGTGGGACTCGGCCGTACGGGAGCGGGTCGAGGCACTTCAGTGGTCGGTCGCCCAGGACGTCCTGCGGGCGGGCGGCACCGTGGTGATCGAGTGGGGGACCTGGGCGCGCTCGGAACGCGACACCCTCCGGACCCGGGCGCGTGAGCTCGGTGCCTCGGTGCGGTTGGTGTACCTCGACGTGCCGGACGACGAACTGTGGCGGCGCATCCAGGCACGCCGCCGGGAGGACCCGCCGATCCAGCGCTCCGACATCGACACCTGGCGGGGTCAGTTCGAGGCGCCCGACGAACAGGAACTCAGCCTGTACGACTGA